CGTGCTCCTCGGCCAGGGCCATCCCCAGCGCGAGCGTGCTCGTGGTCTTTCCGGTCCCCCCTTTCCCGCTGGCGACCGCGAACGCCTCGACCATCACATCGGGGTGGTTCCCCCTGGCTTAAAAACGTTCGTGTGAACGACAGGTAGACGACCGTGTGGCGCATCGGCGCGGACGGTGACCACGCCGCCCTCACCAGGGACTTCGGTGACGGGAGAGACGCCGAGGGGTGGGAGGCCTCTCGCGAGTACGGCTCGTCGGATACCGACAGCGTCGAGCTGACCGCGACCGACGACACGAATCGGACGGCGGCCGAGACGGTCGATATCAGCGCAGAGTGGCGCTTGGCGAGAGGGCGTCGCGAGCACTGCCGTCTCGGCCGACCCCGCAGTGGTCGAACTCGTCACAGAGCCACTGGGTGACGGCCGTCGCGACCCGACGGTGGGCGTCGTCGGTCCCGATCCGCGCGGATCTGTCGCCGCGCTGGCCGCCGTAGGACCCCGCCTGGGAGTGGTTCATCCCTTCGATGCGTTCGACCGTCGCGTCGGCGGGCAGGTTCGCGCGGCTGTCGGCGAACTGCTCGCGATCGAGTACCGAATCGCGCGTCCCGACGACCGTCAGCGCGGGCAGACCACGGACGGGCTGGTCGCAGTAGGCACCGACGAGCAACAGGCCGTCGACGGCGTCGGGATGGCTCCCGGCGTACCGACACGCCATCGCACCACCCAGCGAGTGCCCGCCGACGACCCACCGCGAGACGTTCCCTTCGCCCGCGAGGACCGCGTCGGCCCGACCGATCGAGAACACCGCGAGATTCGCCCGCATCTTCGGAACGACGACGGTGACGTTCGCGCGTTCGGCGAGTCGAGCCGCCGTCGGGAGATACGCGTCGGGCGCGACCCGCCCGCCGGGGTAAAACACCACGCCGAGGCGTTCGACCTCGGGGTCGGCGTCCGAGACGACGAACCCGCCGTAGTCCTCGGTCACGGTCACGTTCTCGTTCGCCCGGACCGACTCCCGAACCTCCTCGGGAGCGTGGTGCGCGAAGACCCCGAAATACGCGTAGAACGCCAGTCCGCCCGCGAGCGCGAGGACGGCGACGGCCGCGGCGATTCGGAGCGCGATCGCTCGGGCCGACCGAGCGCCGATCCACGCGCGGGCGTCCTCGACGGAGGGGAGCGACATAGGCGACCCACGGCCGCCGGCCCAGTCAGTCTACCGGAGCGAGCCGCCGTCGAGCGCACGCAGACCGAGGCCATCGACCAGCGCCTCCCTCCCCAGGCCCGCGACCAGGTCGGCCGCCCGGTCGTACGGTGATATCCCCGTCGAGTCGGTCCTCGCTCGTTCGACACCTGCGTGGGAAAAGACGCCGGTCACGAACGCGTCCCGAGCGGCCTCGTTTTCGAACAGTCCGTGCAGATACGTCCCCAGCACCCGATCGGTCGCCGCGCCGGCCCCGGCGTCGGGGAACGGTCGTTCGACAGTGGCGGGTTCGCTGCCCCCGAGCGGACGCGTCTCGCCCATGTGGATCTCGTAGCCCGAGACCGCACCCGCGGCGCCCGCGAGCGGTCCGACGCCGTCGATCCGCCGCGTCGTCCGTTCGACCCGTTTGTCCGGCGAGAAGCGCGTCTCGACCGGTATCAGCCCGATACCTTCGAGGGTATCGACGTCGTCGGTGCTCTCGATCCCCGCGTTCGTGATCCGCTCGCCGAGCAGCTGGTAGCCGCCACAGAGGCCGACGACCGGGCCGTCGAACGCGCGGAGTCGCTCGGGGAAGCCCGCCGCCCGGAGCGCCCGCAGGTCGTCGACCGTGTTCTTCGTCCCCGGGACGACCACCGCGTCGGCGCCGCGGCCGGTACCCGCGTCGAGCGCGCCAGGGTCGTCCAGGTCGGCATCGAGGGGCAGGTAGACGACGCGGACGCCCGGTTCGGAGACGAGCGGCTCGAGATCGGTGAAATTGGAGATCCGCGGGAGTCGCGGGACCGCGACAGTGACCGCCCGGTCGTCGGGGACGCCGTCGTCGTGGCCCCGCACCGCCCGCTCACTCTCGGCGGGGAGGTCGACGCTGTCCTCGGCGGGCAGGCCGGGATCGTCGTGGGGGATCACGCCCAAAACGGGGACGCCCGTTCGCTCTTCGACCTCCTCGATGGCGGGGTCGAGCAGCGACGCGTCGCCGCGGAACTTCGTGAGGACCGCGCCCGCGACCCGCTCGCCCACGTCGTCGGGGAGCAGTTCGACCGTCCCCACGAGGCTGGCGAACGCGCCCCCGCGTTCGATGTCGACCGTCAGGAGGATCTCGGCGTCGGCGAAGCGCGCCGTCTCGATGTTCGCCAGGTCGCGGTCGCGTAGGTTCGGCTCGGCGATCGACCCCGCCCCTTCGGCGACGACCACCTCGTGGTCGGCCACGAGTCGCTCGTGGGCGCGGCGGGCGGTCTCGCGGGCGCGCTCCCAGTGGTCCTCGTAGTACTCGCCGGCCTCGTAGTGGGCGACCGCTTCCCCGTCGAGGACGAGCTGTGACTCGCCGTCGCCCCGTGGCTTGAGCAGGACGGGGTTGTGGTCCGTCGTCGCCGGGACGCGTGCCGCCCGCGCCTGGACGTACTGCGAGACGCCGATCTCGCCGAACGCGGTATCGGACTCGTCGTCCGTGACGGCCGCCGCCCTCGGCACCGCGCGGGCGTTGTTGCTCATGTTCTGGGCCTTGAACGGGGCGACGTCGACGCCCCGATCCGCGAGGAGCCGACACAGCCCGGCGGCGACGGTACTCTTGCCCACGTGGCTGGCCGTTCCGGCGATCAGGATCGTCCGTGCCATCCGGGGTCGCTCGTCGGTTCGGCGCCGAGCGGTAAATACTGGCCGGGCTCGACCGATCGGTTCGACGGGTACCGCCACGCCGGGCATCGTGGCCGCGACAGACGGACACTCGGTACGGACAAGACACTTCCCGGCCCGAGTTGCAGAACGGATCGTGAACCGGCGCAGACTATTGGGGCTCCTCGGGGCATCCGCGCTCGCTACGCCGGGCTGTCTCGGTTCCGGGATGCCCGACGATGCGGTGGTGAGAGCCGAACCCGCGTCCCGGCCCCAGGATGACACGGCGGTTCGGTACGAGGCGCTCCCGGAGAGCGAACAGGAGATCGTACAGACCGCTATCGAGGAGGGGTTGTATCACGCCTGTCCCGAGCTTCCGGACGCGATCCACTCGTTCGCCGACCGATTCGGAGAGTCAGCGTATCTTCGGTATCGGGACACGACCTACGCGCTGTGGATCCGGATCACCGATATGGTATTCGCGACGAGTGCATCCCCTCCCGAGAAGGATCCGTCCTGTGGCTTTCTCTGACGCTGCCAGGCGTCCGCTCCCGCTCGACGCACGGTAGATCGAACGGTCGAATCACTGAAGTGACGACGCCGTCCATCCGAGTGCAGACATCGACGCCATGTCCGACGACCACTACGACGCCCTCGCCGACGACTGGCACGACTACGCCGAGGCGCCGTGGCGCGCCCAGATACTCTGGCCCACCATCGACGAACTGCTGCCCAACCTCGACGGCCGTCGCGTGCTCGACGCGGGCTGTGGCGACGGCACCCACGCGGCCGCGCTCGCCGACCGCGGCGCCGACGTGGTCGGCGTCGACGCGAGCGACGGAATGATCGACACTGCGCGCGAGCGCTACGGCGACCGCGACCGCGTCGAGTTTCACCGCGCCGACCTCGCCGAGGGCCTCGACTCCCTCGCCGACGACGACTTCGACCTCGTCCTCTGCCAGCACGTGCTCTCGCACGTCCCCGACCTCGAAGCGGTCGCCGCGGCGTTCGCCCGCCTCGTCCGCCCCGGCGGCTCGGTCGTCCTGTCGACCCACCACCCGTTCCACGAGTACCTCGTCGTCCGTGAGGAGTCCTACCCCGACACCCGAGCCATCGACGGCCTCGACGCTCGCCCGGCCGTCGATGCCGACGCCGACTCGCATCCACCGACGTACGCCGACACCGAGCGCTACGATCTCTACTGGGGCGGTGAGGTGCCCGAGAACGCGTCGGACGGACACGGCGGAGCGGATCCCACCACCTTCCACCGACGGCCGCTCGACGACCTCACCGGCCCGCTGTTCGACGCCGGCTTCGCGCTCAGCGGCCTGCGCGAGCCCGACCTGACCGAGCGGCTGGACGACGAACTGGCCGAAGCGGTGTCGACACTGCTCGACCGACCGCCGCGGTCGCTCTGTCTCCGGGCCGAACTGTCCGAGTAGTCTCCCGTTCGCCCTCGACCCGCTCGCGGTCGCTCAGGCGACTGCACGAGCGCGAGCGCGCCTCGCCCGTTCAGTCCACCAGGAGAGCAAGCTCTCCTGAGCCCTCGTTCGCTCCGCTCACGAGGACGTCAGGACCGCGACCGTCCCGCACAGCACCACAGACGCCCTCACACCTCCCCAGCCGCTTGCGCTTCTCGCAAGCTGCAATGCTCATCCCTCGCGCGACGCTGTCGCGCCACGAGAGTCGCGACAGCGCGCGCCGACCGCTACCGCACCCGCACCCGCACCGCACCCGCACCGCACCCGCACCGTACCCACACCGCTACCGCACCCGCACCGTACCCACACCGCTACCGCACCTGCACCGCACGGTACAGCCACCGCGAACGCACACAGTCCGTCGGTCGGTCACGACCCTCCCCGGCCGGTTCGGCGGTCCCGGACGCCCATTTCGACCGATCAAATAAGGGTGAGACGCGTGAAAGGGCCGGTATGGTCCCTGAACGTCCCCCAGACGGCCCTGCGATCGAGACGAACGAGTTGACGAAACGGTTCGGCGACGTGCTCGCGGTCGACGGCCTCGACCTGTCGATCGAGCAGGGCGAGGTGTACGGCTTCCTCGGGCCGAACGGCTCCGGGAAGACGACGACGATGCGGATGCTGACGACGCTCACCCGACCCACGAGCGGGTCGGCCCGCGTGATGGGCGTCGACGTGACCGACCGGCGAGAGCTGATCTCCGTCGTGGGCTACCTCCCCGAGGAGCCGCCGCTGTTCGACGAGCTGACCGCCCGCGAGCAGCTACGTCACGTCGCCGCCCTCCACGACCTGCCCCGCGAGCGAGCCCGCGACCGCATCGACCGCTACCTCGACCGCTTCTCGCTGGCCGAGGAAGCCGACCGCCGGCTCGAAGGTTTCTCGACGGGGATGCGAAAGAAAGTCGGCCTGATCGCGACGGTACTGCACGAACCGCCCGTGCTCTTTCTCGACGAGCCGACTAACGGGCTGGACCCGCGAGCCGCCCGCACCGTCAAGGACCTCATCGCCGAGCTTTCGGGCGGGGAGACGACCGTCTTCCTCTCGACGCACATCTTGCCGGTGGTCGACGAGCTCTCCGACAGGGTCGGGGTGCTCCATCACGGTGACCTGGTCGCCGAGGGTGCGCCCGACGGGCTCAAACAGCGCGCCGAGCGCGGCCAAGCCGGGTCGCTGGAGGACGTGTTCCTCGAAGTGACGACCGACCATAGCGAAGGGGCGACCGCCCCGGAAGCGAGCACGACGACGCCGGACTCCCAGCCATGAACGTCGCCCACAGCCTCCGACTGACTCGTATCGACGTGCGCCGGATGGTCCGCAAGCGTACCGCGCCGGACAGCAGGGTGGCCTCGGTCGTCTCTATCGGGCTGTTCGCCCTGCTGACGCTCGGGCTCACCGCCGGCGGCGTCTACGGCGGCCGCGCACTCGGACGAGCGCTCGCCTCGGGGTCGTTGGACCTCTCGGGCGAGGGCGCGCTGACCGCGGCCCGCGGCGTCTTCGGCGTCGTGTGGGTGATCGCCGTCGTCATCTTCGGCGTCCGCGTGGTCGGCCAGCGCGGCACGCTCACCAACGCCGAAGGCGTCCTGACGGTCGTCCCCACGGCCGAGGCGTACCTCGGCCTCGTCGCCAGCGAGTTCGTCTACCTGCTGGCCTGGACGCTGTTGCCCGCCGCCGGCGCAGGTGCAGGACTCGCACTCGGGGCCGAGACGCTCTGGCCGGCGGCCGGCGTCCCGCTCGCGCTGGCCGTCGCCGGTGCGACGGCCGTCGCGACCGCCTGCGCGCTCGGCCTCGGACTCCGCCACGTCGTCACCCGCTTCCCGTTCGTCGCCGAGCACAAGACCGGGCTGATCGCGCTCGTCTTCGTCGCTTACATGGCGTCGATCGTCAGCGGGTCGCTCAACCGCGTCGTCGGGAGCCTCTTCGAACCGATGGCCGCCTCGCCGGTCGGCTGGTACGCCGACCTGGGCCTGCTCGGCCTGCCCGGCCTCGGCTTCGACGCCACGCGGGCGGCCGCCGTCGTCGCCGCCTCGGTCGTCTTCGTCGCCGCGGCCCTCGCCGCCGGCAGTCGGATCGCCGACCGTCACTGGTTCGCCGACCCCGCGCTGGCCGGCGAGACCGACGACGAACCCGCGCCCGCGGCGACCGGCACCGACGTCCCGACCGACGGCGACGCCGCGACCGACGCCGCAGGAGAGGACTGGCTGACCCGCCGCGTCGAGACCGTCGTCGATCGACCGACTGCGGCGCTGGTCGTCCTCTCGTGGCGTCGCGCCGCCCGCGCGCCGCTCAAGCTGATGTACGCGGCCTACCCCCTCTTCTTCGGGACGGGCGCGTTCGTCGAGATCATCCAGACCGGGGAGATCCCGGTGTATCTGCCCTACGCCCTGCTCGTGTTCGTCGCCTGGGCCGGCGGCGTCGTCTTCACGCTCAACCCGCTGGGCGACCAGGGGTCGGTGCTCGGCCCAACGCTGCTCTCGAAGGTGACCGGCCGCACGTTCGTCCTCGCCCACGTCCTCGCGGGACTGGTCGTCGTCGTCCCGGTCGGAACCGCGCTCGTCGCCGTCACCGCCGTCTTGAGTCCGGTCGGGACCGGGAAGACGGCGATCCTCGTCGGCCTCTCGCCGGTCGCGATGGTCGTCGCCGCCGGCCTGTCGGTCGGCATCGGGACCGCCTTCCCCCGCTTCGAGGCGACGAATATCACCCGCTCGATGGAGACCGTGGTCCCGAGCCCTTGGGCGTTCGCGCTCTTCAGCGCACACGTCGTTCTGACGGCCGTCGCCGCCGTCTTCGTCGGTCTCGAGGGCGCCCGAACGCTCGGCGCGACGCTGATCGGCGGGCTCGCCTCGTTCGCCCTCTCGACACAGGTGTCGCTGGCGCCGAGCACGCTCTACACCGTCAGCGCGGTGGCGCTCGTGGTGCTGTTGCTCCTGCCCGCCCTGTCCTATCGGTACGCCGTTCGCACGTTCGACCGGTACGAACTCGCGTGAGCGGCGCCGGCGGACCGGCGACTCGCCGACGGGGCCCCCGCGCCGACCGAGTCAGTACTCGGTTCCCTTGCGCGCGCTGTGCCCCGACTCGAGCGGGTGGGCTTCCTTGCGAACGTTCGTCACCAGGTCCGCGACCGCCGTGACGAACTCGGGGCGCTCGTGGCCGCCGGTCAGGACGAGTTCCAGATCCTCGGGCTTGGACTCGACCAGGTCCCGCACGTCGTCGGGGTCGACGAGCCCGCGGTTGCCCGCGTAGCAGATCTCGTCGAGGATCAGCATGTGGACGCCGTCGTCGGCGGGGGCCTCGAGCGGCAGAGGCGAGGACAGGTCGGCCTCCCCGGCGGCGTCGACGAGGTCTCGCGCCCGCTCGAAGCCGCCTCTCGCGCGGGCGGCGTGTTCGTCGTCGTCGGTGCCGTCGTGGAAGCGGTGCCAGCCGTAGTGGCCGCTGTTCTCGTAGGAGTAGCCCGGTAGCGCCGCGATGGCGTTGTACTCGCCGCGCACGTCCTCGACGCTGGCGGTCCCGCCCTTCATGAACTGGAGCACGTGGACGCGATAGCCGTGGCCGGCCGCGCGCATCCCCATCCCCAGCGCCGCGGTCGTCTTTCCCTTCCCGTCGCCCCACCAGACCTGCGTCAGTCCGAACTCCTCGGGCGCCGCCGGCTCGATAGGTCGCGGTTCCAGCGGGTCGGCGCTGTCGGTACCGTCGTCGCCCGCCGCTGCGCTCGCGTCGTCGGTCTCGTCGGTCATACTCGCGGCGACGGCTCCCGGGTCTGTAGCTGTGTCGACACGCTCGCCGCGACGCCGTCGCCGACCGCGAGCCGACGCCGAAGACGCCGCTCGGTCACTCGTCGAGTCGCGAGACGGTCGCGTGGCCGCTCGAACGGACGCCGTACTCGGCCGCCGTGACGGAGGCCGGAACGTCGTCGGCACTCTCGCCGTCGTACCGCGCCGCGAGACTCGCTCGGACCGCGTCGCGCACGCAGACCCGCGCGGCTCGCCCCACCGGCGTCGCGCTCCCGGCGAACGCCGCGGGCTCGCCCGACGGGTCCGACCCGACTACCACTGCGTCCGAGGTCGTCCCGGTGAAGCTCGTCTTCGCGAGCATCGTCGCTGTCTTCGCCTCGACGACCGTCGCCAGCAGCGTCGCGAGCGCGCCGTCGGAGAGCGCCCGCGTCGTCCCGACGACGAGGTTGACCGTCCCCGGCCGCGGCGGGTCGTCTTCGGCCGAGCCCGTCGCGGAGTCCGCCGTCCCCGCCGCCACGCCCTCCGACTCGGTCGCGGCTTCGACGCCGTCGCCCATCGGTAGCGCCGCCGGGTTCGAGACACCCGCGGTCGCGACCGCCTCGACGCCGTCCAGCCGAGCGCGCCGCGCGTGTCGCAGGTCGACGCCCGTCAACATCGCCGGACCGGCGTCGAGAAATCCCGCCTTCTCCCGCCGTTCGGCGACGTAGGCGGAGAGATCCGTCCGGTCGAACCCCTCGGGGACCGTGCAGTTGTACGCGGCGTCGGCAGTCTCGTATCCGCCCGAAAACCCCGTCGAGAGCCAGCGGGTATCCGGCCGGCACACGCGCAGCACGTCCGCCGATATCTCACTCTCGAACATCGAGCGCCCCCAGCAGCCGGTCGTGCTCGGCGGGTGCCCGGACCGCGACGCGGACGTGCGTGTCGAGCCCCGAGAACGAGCGGGCGTCCCGGAGTTCGATATCCGCCGCTCGCGCCCGTGCGAGCAGCTCCTCGACGCCCGCTTCGCTCCCGCAATCGAGCAGGAGGAACGGCGCACTCTCGTCCGCCATCGGTGGGTCGGGCCGATACACCGAAAAGCGCGGATCGGCGTCGAAGGCCCGACGGAGGCGCTCGCGCTCGCTCGTCACGCGGTCGCGCGTCTCCGCGACGAAGCCCGGGCTGTCCATGCAGTGGGCGCCCACCGCGGCCGCGGGCCACCCCAGCCCCCAGGTGATCGCCGCCGTCCGGACCCGCTCGCCCAGCTCGCCCGTCGCGACGGCGAACCCCGCACGCAACCCCGGCAGCCCGAACAGCTTCGTCAGCGACCGCGCGACGACCACCTCCGGTTCGCCGGCCAGCGACGGCCGGTCCGTGAATCCCAGAAACGCCTCGTCGACGAGCAGCGGCGTCTCCGCCGCGCGACAGCGCTCGGCGAACTCGGCCAGCGCCGCCGGCTCGTAGGCGTCACCGGTCGGGTTGTTCGGGTTGCAGAGGATCGCGAGCGCGAACTCGCCCGGGTCGCGGTCGAGCACGGCGTCGTGGGCGACCGCCACGGGCTCGCCGCCCTGTAGCTCGACCTCGCGTTCGTACTCGCCGAAGCTCGGCGCGGGCACGAGCGCCCGGTCGCCCGGGTCGACGGTCACCGCGACGGCCAGCCGGATAGCCGCCAGTCCGCCCGGCGTCGGGATCACCGCGTCGGCGTCGCAGTCCACGTAGCGAGCCGCGGCGTGACGATACTCGGGGTAGTCCTCGGGGGGGTAGGTCCGCGAGTCGTCGAGCGCGTCCGCGTAGGTCTCGGCGACGCCGTCGGGCACCGCCGGGTTGACGTTCGCGCTGAAATCGAGCACGTCGGGGTCGTCGCTGCTGCCGTGGACCACTCCTGACCCCGCGAGCCGCGCGACCGCCTCGTTGTCCATACCGAGGGGTCGGCCAGCGGCGACAAGAAGCTCCCGCTCCGGCCGCGGCCGACGCGACAGACCGCTTTCACAGGCCCTCGCGACCCCCGCGAGGGCCCCTCGGGTCGCTCCGTCGTCCCGTCACTCCCAGATGTAGCCGAACGCCTCGGAACCGCGCTCGACGTACCGGTTCTCCAGCACCTCGCTGACGGTCCGACCGAGTTCGTCCAGCGCCTCCTCGATGTCCGCGCGGTCGCTCCGCGCCAGCCGGTCGCCCCACGGCTCGGGGAGGTCGTCGGCGAGTTCCGGCGCACGATACCCCACGTCGCCGGCGGCTTCGTTCCAGTAGAAATCGAGGGCGTCGACGAGCCCCAGCGCGCGGGCCGCCTCGAACTGGTCGGCGTCCAGGTAGGTGTGGTCGGTCCACTCGACGAAGCCGTCCTCCCAGGCGCCCTCGGCGAGGAACTCCGCGAGCGCGTCGCGGCGCCCGTCCTCGCCCGTTCGGTCGGCAACCGCTTCGACGGCGTCGTAGTCGCCCGGGAACTCGGGGTCGTCGAGCGTCGGCGGGTCGGGTACCTCGGCGTCGAGTGACATACCGAGATTTCGACCGGGAGGGCAATGAGGATTGTCCACGCGACCGTGGTGACAAGACACTTACTCGATCCGGTCGTCACCGTCGCCATGACCTCCAGACGGTCGGTGCTCGCCGCGGCGTCGCTCGGACTCGCCGTGACGGCCGGCGGCTGTCTCACCTCGTCCGACGCCGACGACGGACCGACGGAGACGCGAGAACGACCGCGCAGCGACACCGCTACGGCGGCCGACCCGGTCGCGGCGCCCACCGACGATACCGACACGGCGACCGGCTCGCGTGCGCCGACCTCCGACGACGTCGCGGCCCTGGCCGAGGAGTGCGTGACCGACGAGTTCGCCGGGTACACGGGCACCACACCGCAGCCGACACCCGAGCGACCGGCCGACCCGACCCCGGAGTCGGCGGTCGCCTACGCCCGGGCGTACGAGCGGTACTACCTCGCGTATCAGGCGCTGTACGACATCGGTCCACGGACGCCGGACGGGCTGACCGGGGTCCCCGCACACGACTTCCCCGAGGTGACGCTGGCCGAGGCGACGGCCGAACCGCTCGACGGAGGCGACGGCTGGGCGGTCGTCAGGCTGGCGTACGACCGCGTCTTCGAGGAAGGCTCGCGCGGGCCCTACACGGTGACGTACTACGTCTCGACCGAGGCCACGGTTCGAGCGGAGACGGCGGGCCGCGTGTCGCCCGGTCCCGACCCCGTCGCGGACGGGCGAATCCAGCAGTGCTGATGGGGTTACAGCAGGCGTTCGGCCACTTCGGCGTCCTCGCAGCGGTTGACGTTGACCGCCAGCCGCGCGTCGTCGCGGACGAGCGTCCGGTCGGGGCCGTCGCCGACGACGTTGACACCCGCGGGGGCGAGCTCCTCGCCCTCGTGGACGAACGTGGTGTCGACGCTCACACCGAGCGCACTCTTGAGGAACGTCGGCGCCGCGACGGTCAACGACCCCGACTCGTGGGCGTCGAGGACGCCGTCGACCGCCTCGGCGTCCAGCAGCGGCAGGTCCGCCGCGACCGTCAGCACCGGCTCGGTGACTCGCTCGTCGGCCAGGGCGTATTGCAGGTCCGCGACGTACCCCTCGCCGGGCGCCTCGACGGTCGGACAGTCGACGTGGGCCGCGGTCTCGGGTGCGTGGGGCGAGACGACGGCGTACACCCGGTCGACTCGGCTGTCGGCCAGCGCCGCCAGCACCCGGTCGACCATCGGCTCGCCGTCGACGGGAAACAGGGGCTTTTCCCCCTCGTAGTCGAGCCGCGTGCCCTTCCCGCCGCAGATCACCAGGGCGTCCACGCGACCACCTCCCCGAGCCCCACCGGCACCGCAAGCCCCACCGGCACCGCGAGTCTCACTGACTCTCCGAGGCCCGCCGGCACAGCGAGGTCGGCGCGCCAGACTACCAGTCCCGCGTGGAGCGCGACCACCCGCGCGAGTTCGTTCGCCCCGCCGACCACGTCGCCGGTCACGCCGCCCAGCCGTCCGCGGGCCCACCACAGCAACGCGAGGGCGACCACCACGCCGCTCGCGAGCGCCGCCAGGGCCGCGAGCGACGAGCCCGTCAGCGCGACGGTGGGGACGGCGAGCGCGAGCGGAGCGACGAGCCCGCGGGGCGGCGTCTCGTCGGCGACCGCCGCGCCCATGCCGTCGTGGGCCGCCGAGCCCAGCGCGACCAGCGTCGCCATCGCCGCCTTGGCCGCGACCTCCGCGGCGACGACTAGCCCGACCGCCGCCGCGACCGGCAGCGCGGCGAGTCCGACCCCAGCGAGCGCGAGCCCGGCGACCACCGTCAGGAGCGCGAGCGTGCCGCCGACGCCCAGAACTGTGTCGGCCATCACCTCGCGCCGGCGCTCGGCGTCGCCGTGGACGACCGCCCCGTCGCCGAGG
This DNA window, taken from Halosimplex litoreum, encodes the following:
- a CDS encoding alpha/beta fold hydrolase, whose protein sequence is MSLPSVEDARAWIGARSARAIALRIAAAVAVLALAGGLAFYAYFGVFAHHAPEEVRESVRANENVTVTEDYGGFVVSDADPEVERLGVVFYPGGRVAPDAYLPTAARLAERANVTVVVPKMRANLAVFSIGRADAVLAGEGNVSRWVVGGHSLGGAMACRYAGSHPDAVDGLLLVGAYCDQPVRGLPALTVVGTRDSVLDREQFADSRANLPADATVERIEGMNHSQAGSYGGQRGDRSARIGTDDAHRRVATAVTQWLCDEFDHCGVGRDGSARDALSPSATLR
- a CDS encoding cobyric acid synthase, with amino-acid sequence MARTILIAGTASHVGKSTVAAGLCRLLADRGVDVAPFKAQNMSNNARAVPRAAAVTDDESDTAFGEIGVSQYVQARAARVPATTDHNPVLLKPRGDGESQLVLDGEAVAHYEAGEYYEDHWERARETARRAHERLVADHEVVVAEGAGSIAEPNLRDRDLANIETARFADAEILLTVDIERGGAFASLVGTVELLPDDVGERVAGAVLTKFRGDASLLDPAIEEVEERTGVPVLGVIPHDDPGLPAEDSVDLPAESERAVRGHDDGVPDDRAVTVAVPRLPRISNFTDLEPLVSEPGVRVVYLPLDADLDDPGALDAGTGRGADAVVVPGTKNTVDDLRALRAAGFPERLRAFDGPVVGLCGGYQLLGERITNAGIESTDDVDTLEGIGLIPVETRFSPDKRVERTTRRIDGVGPLAGAAGAVSGYEIHMGETRPLGGSEPATVERPFPDAGAGAATDRVLGTYLHGLFENEAARDAFVTGVFSHAGVERARTDSTGISPYDRAADLVAGLGREALVDGLGLRALDGGSLR
- a CDS encoding class I SAM-dependent methyltransferase, yielding MSDDHYDALADDWHDYAEAPWRAQILWPTIDELLPNLDGRRVLDAGCGDGTHAAALADRGADVVGVDASDGMIDTARERYGDRDRVEFHRADLAEGLDSLADDDFDLVLCQHVLSHVPDLEAVAAAFARLVRPGGSVVLSTHHPFHEYLVVREESYPDTRAIDGLDARPAVDADADSHPPTYADTERYDLYWGGEVPENASDGHGGADPTTFHRRPLDDLTGPLFDAGFALSGLREPDLTERLDDELAEAVSTLLDRPPRSLCLRAELSE
- a CDS encoding ABC transporter ATP-binding protein, yielding MVPERPPDGPAIETNELTKRFGDVLAVDGLDLSIEQGEVYGFLGPNGSGKTTTMRMLTTLTRPTSGSARVMGVDVTDRRELISVVGYLPEEPPLFDELTAREQLRHVAALHDLPRERARDRIDRYLDRFSLAEEADRRLEGFSTGMRKKVGLIATVLHEPPVLFLDEPTNGLDPRAARTVKDLIAELSGGETTVFLSTHILPVVDELSDRVGVLHHGDLVAEGAPDGLKQRAERGQAGSLEDVFLEVTTDHSEGATAPEASTTTPDSQP
- a CDS encoding cob(I)yrinic acid a,c-diamide adenosyltransferase; amino-acid sequence: MTDETDDASAAAGDDGTDSADPLEPRPIEPAAPEEFGLTQVWWGDGKGKTTAALGMGMRAAGHGYRVHVLQFMKGGTASVEDVRGEYNAIAALPGYSYENSGHYGWHRFHDGTDDDEHAARARGGFERARDLVDAAGEADLSSPLPLEAPADDGVHMLILDEICYAGNRGLVDPDDVRDLVESKPEDLELVLTGGHERPEFVTAVADLVTNVRKEAHPLESGHSARKGTEY
- a CDS encoding adenosylcobinamide amidohydrolase translates to MFESEISADVLRVCRPDTRWLSTGFSGGYETADAAYNCTVPEGFDRTDLSAYVAERREKAGFLDAGPAMLTGVDLRHARRARLDGVEAVATAGVSNPAALPMGDGVEAATESEGVAAGTADSATGSAEDDPPRPGTVNLVVGTTRALSDGALATLLATVVEAKTATMLAKTSFTGTTSDAVVVGSDPSGEPAAFAGSATPVGRAARVCVRDAVRASLAARYDGESADDVPASVTAAEYGVRSSGHATVSRLDE
- a CDS encoding aminotransferase class I/II-fold pyridoxal phosphate-dependent enzyme, which translates into the protein MDNEAVARLAGSGVVHGSSDDPDVLDFSANVNPAVPDGVAETYADALDDSRTYPPEDYPEYRHAAARYVDCDADAVIPTPGGLAAIRLAVAVTVDPGDRALVPAPSFGEYEREVELQGGEPVAVAHDAVLDRDPGEFALAILCNPNNPTGDAYEPAALAEFAERCRAAETPLLVDEAFLGFTDRPSLAGEPEVVVARSLTKLFGLPGLRAGFAVATGELGERVRTAAITWGLGWPAAAVGAHCMDSPGFVAETRDRVTSERERLRRAFDADPRFSVYRPDPPMADESAPFLLLDCGSEAGVEELLARARAADIELRDARSFSGLDTHVRVAVRAPAEHDRLLGALDVRE
- a CDS encoding NTP transferase domain-containing protein, which produces MCGGKGTRLDYEGEKPLFPVDGEPMVDRVLAALADSRVDRVYAVVSPHAPETAAHVDCPTVEAPGEGYVADLQYALADERVTEPVLTVAADLPLLDAEAVDGVLDAHESGSLTVAAPTFLKSALGVSVDTTFVHEGEELAPAGVNVVGDGPDRTLVRDDARLAVNVNRCEDAEVAERLL
- the cobS gene encoding adenosylcobinamide-GDP ribazoletransferase yields the protein MGLREVPTAVRGALGFLSRLPVGRDERAWEAFRTAPWTLPIAGYLLGGLAAVPIAVALLAPVPAVTVGLAYLGAVVALTGINHFDGVADLGDGAVVHGDAERRREVMADTVLGVGGTLALLTVVAGLALAGVGLAALPVAAAVGLVVAAEVAAKAAMATLVALGSAAHDGMGAAVADETPPRGLVAPLALAVPTVALTGSSLAALAALASGVVVALALLWWARGRLGGVTGDVVGGANELARVVALHAGLVVWRADLAVPAGLGESVRLAVPVGLAVPVGLGEVVAWTPW